The Streptomyces sp. NBC_00435 nucleotide sequence CATCCACACCCGGCTGCGCGACAAGGGCTTCCCGGGCTGCACCGTCTTCGACTGCTTCGGCGCGGGCCAGCGGGTCTCCCAGGTCACCTTCGGCGGTCGCGACTGGCGTACCCATCCGGGCACGGCCGGCGTGATGTTCGAGGTCTTCCCGGTGATGCGGCACCTGCACGAGCTGCTCTTCTACGTCTCCGAAGCCCTCACCCTGCCCGCCGCCCGCCCGGTCCACGCGGACCTGCGCACCGCCCTGGCCGACATCACCCGGTGGACCGAGGCGGCCCCGGAGACCCTCGCGGACTTCGACGTCACCCCGCTGCGCCAGCAGGTCAACGCCCTCCTCCTGAAGACCAGCGAGCTCGTACGGGCCAAAGCGGCGGGCCGGCGGAAGAACCACCGCGGCGCCGACCTGATGGGCGCCCGCCTCTCCGGCGCCGACCTGCGCGGAGCCAACCTGCGCGGCGCCTACCTGATCGCGGCCGACCTCAGCGGCGCCGACCTGCGCACGGCCGACCTGATCGGCGCGGACCTCCGCGACACCGATCTGGGGGACGCCGACCTGCGGGACGCCCTCTTCCTCACCCAGGCCCAGCTCAGCGCGGCCCGCGGCAACCCCGCGACGCGCATCCCGGACTCCCTGACCCGCCCCGCGCACTGGCTCGCGTAACGGGCCTCGTCGCGCCCGCCCGCCCGCCCGCCGAACGGCGCACGCCGGACAGGTGTGCGCCCCTCGCGCATCCGCACGCCCCACACCCAGCGTGACGGTACGCGATTGACCCAATACGGTGAGCCACGCAACCGGAAGATGATCGTCATCGGACGGCTCCACTGGAGGTTCCCCAGCATGCGACGACCGACCACCACCCTCGGCACCCTCGCGGCCGCCGCCACCCTCGTCATCGGCCTCGGCGGCTCCGCGCACGCGTCCTCGGGCGACCTGGTCATCAACGGCTACCCGATCCACGAGCCGTCCGGCTGCATCCTGCACAACGGCCCCGCCGCCGTCACCAACCACACCGACGCCCCCGTCTTCATCACCAGCGGCCGCTGGTGCACCGGACCGGTCGTCGCCGTCATCCACTCCGGCGAAACCCAGTTCGCCCCGTTCGCCTCGAACATCTACGCCCCGTAACCCCACCCCACTCCCCCGCCCCCCTGGCGGCCCGCTTCCCCACGAGTGCCGCGCCCGGCTCGTGCCCCGGGCGCGGCACCGGCGGGGAAGCCGGCCGTCACGGCTTGGCGACGGACTGCCAGCCGAGCGGGCAGAAGACGCCCATCGCCGAGTAGTCGCAGAAGATCTCCGAGACGTCCCCACCGTTCGTCAGCACCTTCACGTACGCCCGGTCATCGGTGTAGGTGATGGACACCGCGCACGCGTCCCGCGGGAAACCGGGATTCGCCCGCGTCGTGAGGTCCTTCCAGTAGTACGGGCCGACCGTCGTCCCGGACACGCTCCGCCGACCGATGTACGCCTTCCCCTTGCTCAGCGCGGCACTGAGTTCCTGGTCGTTCCGCGCCTTGACCGAGTCCAGGTCGGAACACGGACCGGTCGGCCCCCGATCACCCTTCGGCCCGCGCTCACCCTTCGAACCCCGATCGCCCTTCGGCCCGCGCTCACCCTTCGGACCACGCGGTCCCGGACACCCGACACCGCCCCCCGGCGCCGCCCTCACGTCGTCGTCCCCGCGCGGCACCGCACACGTACCGCCATGGGGACCACCACCGGCGGCCACCGCGACCGGGACCGAAACCCCCGTGAACACGAGTGCCAGCGGCACCGCCAACCCACCGGCCAACCACGCCGCCCGCCGTCCAGCCCTGCCCAAGCGACCCATCCGTCACCCACTCCTCATGTCTGCGTATACCGAGCCACTTGGAGCATCACCCGCAACCCTGCGTGCGGATGGACAGACTGACGGAATGTCGGACAAACATCATCGGGATGGTCGAACGAAACACCCGCCCATTGCGCCGAACGGCGCCCCCTGAGCAGGCGCCCCGTACGCCGGGACGACAATCATTGCCCGGGGTCACCCCTCGTGATACACAGAGTGACCATACGTTCTTTCCCCCACACGCCGCCCGACCCCAGGTCAGGACGCACGGACGGCGCCCGGGGCGACAGATCGGGTAAAGAGAGCAGTCAAGTCGACATCCGACGGCGGTTTCATCAGGGAAGATAGTGCGTGACCCCTGCCGTCCGGGCACGGGGCACCGGAACTACCCATACAGGGGCGGTGAGTTACATGATCCTGGCAGCCGAAAAAGGCGACATCACCACCATCATCGGCGGAATCGCCCCGAACTGGGGGCCGTTCGGCAGTCTCGGCAACGAGGCGAAGGTCATGGTCGAGGTGGTCATGGCCGTCGCGATCCTGCTGTGCCTGGGCATCGCCATCTGGGGCGCCGCCAAACAGCGCATCGGCGCGACCGCCCTGCGCGACACCTTCAGCGCGGAACAGGGCAAGGGCCTCATCGTGGCCGGCCTGACCGGGGTCTTCATCATCGGCTCCCTCGGCACCCTCTTCACGATCGTCTACGGAATGGCCGTCTAGCCAGAGCCCTGATGAGGACTCACCACGCCGCGCCTGCGCGGATACCAGCGCTACCGTCGTACGACGCGGAGGGGGCGAACACCGAATGAGCACCGACGACCAGTACGGTGGCGGCGGCGCGGGCCACGGCGAGGTCGGCGGCACCGGCCAGACCCGTACCCGCTTCCCGGAGTCCTCGGACCCTTACGGCCCTCCCCGCCGCACCCCCCGCGCCTCCAGAGGCCTGATCACGGTCGTCGGCGTAGCGGTCCTCCTCATCGCAGCCATCGCCTTCGCGAACCAGTCCCACACCCCGGAACCCCCTCCAGCCTCCGACAAACCCCCGGCCACCAACCCGACGGCGGCCACGGGCGTCCCGCCGGTGGGGAGCAAGTCGTCCGGGCTACCTTCAGGTTTCCCGCAGGACCAGCAGGGTGCCCAGTCCGCTGCGTCGAACTATGCCGTCGCGCTGGGCTCTGACGGCATGTTCAATCCCGCGCGCAGACACACCATCGTCGACGCCGTCGCAGACGACAGCACCCGGACGAAGCTGCAGAGCGGATTCGATGCGGACTACTCCGCCGGCCTGCTCTCCCAGATCGGTCTGACCAAGGACGGCCTCGCCCCAACGGGATCCACGTTCGTCAACCGGACCGTACCTGCCGGCGCCAAGGTCACAAACTTCTCCGGCGGTTCCGCCTCGGTCGACGTCTGGTGCATCGGCATGTTCGGCCTGACAGGTGAGAAGTCCACCCGCCCTGTCACCAGCGGCTGGTTCACCATCTCCCTGACCCTCAAATGGAACGGGTCCGACTGGAAAGTCGTCGAAACCGCCCAGAAGGACGGCCCCACCCCGGTGACCGGTGACAACCCGGTATCAACCTCCGACGAGATCGGCCGCGCCGTCACCGAATTCGGAGGCTTCACCTATGCCCGGTAGCCGCAAGCTCCCGCTCCGCGGCATCGGTGCCACGGCCGCAGCTGTCCAGAGCGCCGTCATCCTCCTCGCCGCCCGCGCGACAGCCGCACCCTCACCCACGCCGACACCGTCGCCGTCGCCGTCGGCGAGTACAAGCAATGACCCCTGCTCGCTGATCGCGGGGCCGGCTCGCGAATACTGCGAACGCGGCAGCGCCACCACCGGCGGAGCCCCCCGCACAGGCCTCACCCCCGCAGACCCCGCAGACGCCCTCAACCCCCTCTCCTCCCTGGCAAAGGGCTGCGCCGACGCCGCCGCCTGGATCGTCGGCGAACTCAGCAAGGCGGTCAACGGCACCGCCAACGTCGACTTCACCAACGGCGCCTTCCTCAAGCAGTACGCCATCGTCTTCGCCGCCTCCACCATCCTCACCCTCGTCCTCTGGCTCTTCGCCGTCGCCAAACGAGCCATCCGCGGCGTCCCCTTCACCACCGCCATGTCCGAAGCCATCGGCTTCCTCTGGCTCACCGTCCTCGCCTCCGCCTTCACCCCCCTCATCCTCTACACCGTCGTCTCCGCCACCGACGGCGTCACCGAAGTCATCGCCTCCGCCACCGGCGGCCAGACCGACGTCTTCTTCGGCTCCTTCGCCGAGGCCCTCAAGAAGGGCGAGGACATCGGCGGCGGCCCGATCATGCTGATCGTCGTCGCCCTCGTCACCGTCCTCGCCGCCGGCATCCTCTGCCTCGAGCTCGTGATCCGCGCCGCGCTCCTCTACGTCGGCGCCCTGCTCGGCACCGTCGTCTACGCCGGCCTCGTCGACCGCAACCTCTGGGGCCACGTCCGCCGCTGGGCGGGCATCATGATCGCCGTCATCCTCGTGAAGCCGGTCATCGTCATCGTCCTCGGCCTCGCCGGGGCCCTGGCCGGCGAGAAGGGCCCCAACGCCTTCTCCGCCGTCGTCTCCGGCCTCGCCATCATCCTCCTGGCGATCTTCGCCTCGGCGATGATCTACCGCTTCGTCCCCGGCTTCGGCGACGAGATCGCCTCTGCCCGCACCAACCGCAGCAAGGCCACCGACGGCGCCCAGGCGGCCGCCGTCATCAGCTCCCCGGCCTCCCTCGTCTCCCAGGGCATCAAGACCCACAGCAGCCGCGGCGGCGGCAGCGGAGGTGGCGGCGGCGGTGCCCACCGCGCGGGCGGCGGCGCCAACCAGATCTCCGGAGGCATGGCCGCACACAGCAGCCGCGGCTCCGGCGGCGGAAGCGGCGCGGCCGGCCCCGCCGCCGCACCCCCGCCCCGTACGGGCTCCAGCACGAGGAAAACAGGAGGTGACGGGCGGTGACGACCCAGTCCCACCAGATCCACCCGGTCGCGCCCCGCCGCACGTATCTGATCGGCCGGGCCCGGCCGAACGCGATCGTCGGCAAGAACCGCGAGACCGGCGAGATCGCCCTGATCATCGCCGGGGCGTTCCTCGGCATGATGAGCGGACTGCTCGTCCCCGCCCTCACCCTGCGCATCGTCACCCTCGCCGGCTTCCCGATGCTCGCCCTCGCCGCCGTCTACGTCCCCTACCGCGGCCGCACCTTCTACCGCTGGTTCGAGATCAACCGCAGCTACAAGCGCACCCTGCGCCGCGGCACGACGTTCCGCTCCGGCACCATGGAAGCCGGCATCCGCGCCGCCGACGGCCGCGAGGTCGAGGTCGGCCCGCCCCCGGGCATCGGCCGCATCAACTGGCTCGCCGCACCCTTCGGCCCCGACGAGATCGCCGTCCTCCTCCACGCGGACCGCAGAACCGTCACCGCCGCCATCGAGATCGAAGGCCCCGGCGTCGGCCTGCGCGACAGCGAGGACCAGGAGGCCCTCGTGGACCGCTTCGGCACCCTCCTCAAGCACGTGGCCAACGGCGACGGCTTCGTCACCCGTCTCCAGATGCTCGTACGCACCCTGCCGGCCGACCCGGAGGCCCACGACAAGGACGTGGCCGCCCGCGGCAACACCAACGCCCCCGTCTGGCTGCGCGATTCGTACGACCAGCTCCAGTCGATGGTGTCCACCTCCTCCGAGCAGCACCGCGCGTACCTCGTCGCCTGCATCCACTTCACCCGCGAACTCGCCGCCGAGGCCCACACCATCGCCCGCGCCGCCACCCCCCACAAGGGCCGCAAGCTCGACCGCGACGCCGGTCTCGCCATCGTCATGGCCCGCGAACTCACCGACATCTGCGCCCGCCTCGCCGAAGCCGACATCCGGGTCCGCCAGCCGCTCGGCCAGGGCCGCCTCTCCTCGCTCGTGCACTCCATGTACGACCCGGACCACCCCATCGACCACATCCAGGCGATGACCAAGCGCAACGCCTGGCCGGCCGAACTCGACGCCGTCGAGCCCACCTACCTCCAGGCCAAGACCCGCGAGTCCTCCACCCGCGCCCCCTGGTGCCACGCCACGGCCTGGGTGAAGGAATGGCCGATGACCCCGGTCGGCGTGAACTTCCTCGCCCCGCTCCTCGTCCACACCCCCGACGTGATCCGCACGGTCGCCGTCACCATGGACCTGGAACCGACCGAGATCGCCATCGAGCGGATGCTCACGGAGAAGACCAACGACGAGGCCGACGCGAGCCGCGCCGCCAAGATGAACCGCACCGTCGACCCCCGCGACATCGCCGCCCACGGCCGGCTCGACCAGCGTGGCGAAGACCTCGCGAGCGGCGCCGCCGGGGTCAACTTGGTCGGGTACATCACGGTCTCCTCGCGCTCCCCCGAAGCCCTCGCCCGCGACAAGCGCACCATCCGCGCCTCGGCGGGCAAGTCGTACCTGAAGCTCGAATGGTGTGACCGCGAGCACCACCGCGCCTTCGTCAACACCCTGCCGTTCGCCACCGGCATCCGACGCTAGCTGGAGGGAATGGCCGCCCATGCGAGATCCCATGTCCGCCCTGACGGACGCCTTCACCAGCTTCCTGTTCGGCAAGGTAGAAACCACGCGCCTGCCCGTCCGCACCTCCACCGGCCAGGCGCAGGCCGTCTACCTGCCCACCGCCGCCCCCGGACTCGGCGACTCCGGCGTCATCATCGGCCGTGAGGTCTACAGCGGCAAGGGCTACATCTACGACCCCTTCCAGCTGTACGGCCAGCAGCTCCCGGCCCCGCACTGGCTGGTCCTCGGCGAGTCGGGCAACGGCAAATCAGCTCTGGAGAAGACCTACGTCCTACGCCAACTCCGTTTCCGGGACCGCCAGGTCGTCGTACTGGACGCCCAGGGCGAGGACGGCGTCGGCGAGTGGAACCTCATCGCCCAGCAGCTGGGAATAACCCCCATCCGCCTGGATCCCATCGCCGCCAACGACGACGGGATCCGCCTCAACCCCCTGGACCCGGCGATCACCGCGACCGGTCAGCTCGCGCTGCTCCGGACCATCATCGAAGTAGCCATGGGCCACGGCCTGGACGAACGCTCGGGCTTCGCCCTGAAGGTCGCCCACGCCTACGTCGTCGACACGATCCGCGACCGCCAACCGGTCCTGATGGACATCGTGGAACAACTGCGGCACCCGGAAGCCGAATCGGCCCAGTCGATGAACGTGGCCATAGACGACGTCCGGGCCTGGGGCCTCGACGTCGCGCTCGTCATCGACCGCCTCGTCGACGGCGACCTCCGCGGCATGTTCGACGGCCCGACCACCGTCGGCATCGACCTCGACGCCCCCCTGATCGTCTTCGACCTCTCCCACATCGACCGCAACTCCATCGCGATGCCGATCCTGATGGCGATCGTCGGCGTCTGGCTGGAACACACCTGGATCCGCCCGGACCGCAAGAAGCGCATCTTCCTGGTCGAAGAGGCCTGGCACATCATCAACAGCCCCTTCGTGGCGCAGCTGTTCCAGCGGCTCCTGAAGTTCGGCCGCCGCCTCGGCCTGTCCTTCGTAGCCGTCGTCCACCACCTCTCGGACGTGGTCGACGGCGCTGCCGCCCGCGAGGCGGCGGCCATCCTCAAGATGGCTTCAACACGCACGATCTACGCCCAGAAGGCGGACGAGGCCCGCGCCACGGGCCGGGTCCTGGGCCTACCCCGCTGGGCGGTCGAAATCATCCCGACGCTCACCCCGGGCATCGCGGTCTGGGACGTGAACGGCAACGTCCAAGTCGTGAAACACCTGATCACCGAAGCCGAACGCCCCCTGGTCTTCACGGACCGCGCCATGACCGAGTCCTCCGCCCAGCACCGTCTCCCCGACGACCTCCTCGCCGCCGAGCTGGAGACAGAGGAACGCGCCATCCTGATGGAACGCCACCGCAACGGCGGTGGCTCGGCAACAACGGTGGCCTGACATGCCCGACCCCACGGACCGCCGCCCCCCGGGCGGCATCCCAGACGGCCTCCTCGTCGGCCTCCTGGCCTTCCTCCTCAGCCTGGCCGTCCTCACCTGGACGGCCACCGGCCTCGCCGCGCTCTTCACGAAGGGCTCCTGGCCGTCCACGGTCACCTTCACCCGCACCCCGACCGCGGTCCGCTCACTGATAGCCCAACCCCACGACATCCCGGCGGCCTGGCCCGACACACCCCCCGAGGCCCTCTCGAACTGGGGCCTGTTCTGGGGCCTGTTCATCAGCCAGCTCCTGATCCTCCTGGTCCTGGCCATCTTCGTCCTGGGCATCATCGCCCGCACCAGATCCCACCGAAGAAACCCCTCCCCCAAGGCCCAGTCCCCCCTGCCGACACAGCCCGCCCCAGCCCCACCGGCCTCGGCCCCACAGCCCCTCACCACCTCACCCCCTTCAACCCCGCCGGCGTTTGAGGCGCGGGGGCCTGGTGGCAGGGCCCCCGGCGACGGCGCCGCACCCCCCTCCACGGACGAGGCGTACCGCTACGGCTTCGGCTACGCCCCCGCACCGAACCCGCCACCGGCACCGGTGCCGGCACCGCCACCGGCCCACACCCCCCACCGCATCGCGTACGCCCCACCGCCCGCCCGTCACACCGCCGCCACAGAAGCCATCGCGGCAGCGACCGGCCCGATCCTCGTCATCACGTCCTCCCCCGCCCTCTGGGCGGAGACGAAGGACGCCCGCGCCAAACTGGGACCCGTCCTCCTCTACGACCCCTCCCACCTCTGCGACACCCCGGCCCGCATCCACTGGAGCCCCACAGAAGGCTGCGCGGACCGCGCCACCGCCGCCGCCCGCGCCATCGCCCTACTCGCCCCGGTCCGGCCCCAGGCCCGCATGGACACCGCCCTCGCCGACACCGCGGAAACGCTCCTTCGAAGCTGGCTCCAGGCCGCGGCCCTGGACAACCGCCCCTTCAAGCAGCTCCACCGCTGGGCCCAGGGCACGAACGCCCAGGAACCGGTCCGCATCCTGCGCACCCACCCCCAGGCGGCAACGGCGGCCCCCGGCGCGGCCGGCGAGCTCGAGAGCGCCCTCACCGCCCACTCCGAACGCCGCGAACTCGCCCAACACCTCACGGCCCGCGCCCTGAACGCCCTGACCTCGATCCACATCCGGGAATCCTGCACCCCGAACCGAACCGACTCCCTCGCCCTGGCATCGTTCGTCTCCGAAGGGGGCACCCTCTACGTGGTGGGCGAACCCTTGGAAGACCCCCGTACCCACCCGGGTGCGATGCCGCTGCTGACCGCACTCGCCTCCAGCGTGGTCGAGCACGGCCGCCGCATGGCCGCACGGTCATCCGACGGTCGGCTCGACCCACCACTGGCCCTGGTCTTCGACGACGTCGCCGCGGTGGCCCCGATCCCGCAGCTCCCCCAGCTCCTCCAGGACCGGACGCTCCCCCTGCTCGCCCTGTGCCGCAGCCGCGAACAGGCCCGCTCCCGCTGGCCGGAAGCCGACCTCCCCGTCGCCGTCCGCTAAGCGGGTCGCGTGAACACGTACTCCAGCTCCTTCGCGGACGGATCGGTCGGCATCGGCACGACCTTCCCGCTCGCCACGAACCCGAAGCGCCGGTAGAACGCCCCGGCCCTCGCGTTGTCCTCGTGCACGAAGAGCCGTACGCGTTCCAGTACCGGCTCCTCCAGCGACCAGATCCACTCCAGCGCGGCCGTGAACAGGGCTTCGGTCAGCCCGCTCCCCCGCTGCCCGGGCCGCACGAACACGCCCACGAGGTGCCCCTGGGTGCACTCGATCGCCCCATCGAAGATGTCGGTCGTCCCGGCGTCCTCGACGATCACGCTCACCGACCCGTCCCATTCCCCGTCGGGCGCCTCGGCCACGAACTGCCGGACCCGCCGCCCCGTCGAGGCCCCGGCGGCCCGCTCCTGCCAGAACTCGTCGGTCCTGCCCTCAGCTTGCTCAAGCGTCTCAAGGAACGCCACCGGCGCCGCCGGATCCCGCAGGGCTGCGATCCGCAGCTCCTTCACTTTCGCCCACTCATCGGCCCGAACCGGCCGGATCACGTACTGGTTCATACCTCGGGATCCTAACCAGCCGGCCGCCCCAGGCTCATCCGCATTTCTCCCAGACCCCTGAACGCAGAAAAGCCCCGTACCAGTTACCTGGTACGGGGCTTCCCCATAAAATTTGTTCGGCGGCGTCCTACTCTCCCACAGGGTCCCCCCTGCAGTACCATCGGCGCTGAAAGGCTTAGCTTCCGGGTTCGGAATGTAAACCGGGCGTTTCCCTAACGCTATGACCACCGAAACACTATGAAGTTAACCAACCGGATATGACACAGTTCGTTACTTCAGAACTAACACAGTGGACGCGAGCAACTGAGGACAAGCCCTCGGCCTATTAGTACCAGTCAGCTCCACCCGTTACCGGGCTTCCACATCTGGCCTATCAACCCAGTCGTCTACTGGGAGCCTTACCCTCTCAAGGAGGTGGGAATACTCATCTTGAAGCAGGCTTCCCGCTTAGATGCTTTCAGCGGTTATCCCTCCCGAACGTAGCCAACCAGCCATGCCCTTGGCAGGACAACTGGCACACCAGAGGTTCGTCCGTCCCGGTCCTCTCGTACTAGGGACAGCCCTTCTCAATATTCCTACGCGCACAGCGGATAGGGACCGAACTGTCTCACGACGTTCTAAACCCAGCTCGCGTACCGCTTTAATGGGCGAACAGCCCAACCCTTGGGACCGACTCCAGCCCCAGGATGCGACGAGCCGACATCGAGGTGCCAAACCATCCCGTCGATATGGACTCTTGGGGAAGATCAGCCTGTTATCCCCGGGGTACCTTTTATCCGTTGAGCGACGGCGCTTCCACAAGCCACCGCCGGATCACTAGTCCCGACTTTCGTCCCTGCTCGACCCGTCGGTCTCACAGTCAAGCTCCCTTGTGCACTTACACTCAACACCTGATTGCCAACCAGGCTGAGGGAACCTTTGGGCGCCTCCGTTACTTTTTGGGAGGCAACCGCCCCAGTTAAACTACCCATCAGACACTGTCCCTGATCCGGATCACGGACCGAGGTTAGACATCCAGCACGACCAGAGTGGTATTTCAACGACGACTCCACCCCAACTGGCGTCGGGGCTTCAAAGTCTCCCACCTATCCTACACAAGCCGAACCGAACACCAATATCAAACTATAGTAAAGGTCCCGGGGTCTTTCCGTCCTGCTGCGCGAAACGAGCATCTTTACTCGTAGTGCAATTTCACCGGGCCTATGGTTGAGACAGTCGAGAAGTCGTTACGCCATTCGTGCAGGTCGGAACTTACCCGACAAGGAATTTCGCTACCTTAGGATGGTTATAGTTACCACCGCCGTTTACTGGCGCTTAAGTTCTCAG carries:
- a CDS encoding SCO6880 family protein, with translation MTTQSHQIHPVAPRRTYLIGRARPNAIVGKNRETGEIALIIAGAFLGMMSGLLVPALTLRIVTLAGFPMLALAAVYVPYRGRTFYRWFEINRSYKRTLRRGTTFRSGTMEAGIRAADGREVEVGPPPGIGRINWLAAPFGPDEIAVLLHADRRTVTAAIEIEGPGVGLRDSEDQEALVDRFGTLLKHVANGDGFVTRLQMLVRTLPADPEAHDKDVAARGNTNAPVWLRDSYDQLQSMVSTSSEQHRAYLVACIHFTRELAAEAHTIARAATPHKGRKLDRDAGLAIVMARELTDICARLAEADIRVRQPLGQGRLSSLVHSMYDPDHPIDHIQAMTKRNAWPAELDAVEPTYLQAKTRESSTRAPWCHATAWVKEWPMTPVGVNFLAPLLVHTPDVIRTVAVTMDLEPTEIAIERMLTEKTNDEADASRAAKMNRTVDPRDIAAHGRLDQRGEDLASGAAGVNLVGYITVSSRSPEALARDKRTIRASAGKSYLKLEWCDREHHRAFVNTLPFATGIRR
- a CDS encoding GNAT family N-acetyltransferase, with the translated sequence MNQYVIRPVRADEWAKVKELRIAALRDPAAPVAFLETLEQAEGRTDEFWQERAAGASTGRRVRQFVAEAPDGEWDGSVSVIVEDAGTTDIFDGAIECTQGHLVGVFVRPGQRGSGLTEALFTAALEWIWSLEEPVLERVRLFVHEDNARAGAFYRRFGFVASGKVVPMPTDPSAKELEYVFTRPA
- a CDS encoding pentapeptide repeat-containing protein, with the protein product MRADCANCFALCCVALPFAKSTDFAVNKPAGTPCKNLQQDFRCGIHTRLRDKGFPGCTVFDCFGAGQRVSQVTFGGRDWRTHPGTAGVMFEVFPVMRHLHELLFYVSEALTLPAARPVHADLRTALADITRWTEAAPETLADFDVTPLRQQVNALLLKTSELVRAKAAGRRKNHRGADLMGARLSGADLRGANLRGAYLIAADLSGADLRTADLIGADLRDTDLGDADLRDALFLTQAQLSAARGNPATRIPDSLTRPAHWLA
- a CDS encoding ATP-binding protein, whose amino-acid sequence is MRDPMSALTDAFTSFLFGKVETTRLPVRTSTGQAQAVYLPTAAPGLGDSGVIIGREVYSGKGYIYDPFQLYGQQLPAPHWLVLGESGNGKSALEKTYVLRQLRFRDRQVVVLDAQGEDGVGEWNLIAQQLGITPIRLDPIAANDDGIRLNPLDPAITATGQLALLRTIIEVAMGHGLDERSGFALKVAHAYVVDTIRDRQPVLMDIVEQLRHPEAESAQSMNVAIDDVRAWGLDVALVIDRLVDGDLRGMFDGPTTVGIDLDAPLIVFDLSHIDRNSIAMPILMAIVGVWLEHTWIRPDRKKRIFLVEEAWHIINSPFVAQLFQRLLKFGRRLGLSFVAVVHHLSDVVDGAAAREAAAILKMASTRTIYAQKADEARATGRVLGLPRWAVEIIPTLTPGIAVWDVNGNVQVVKHLITEAERPLVFTDRAMTESSAQHRLPDDLLAAELETEERAILMERHRNGGGSATTVA
- a CDS encoding type VI secretion protein; its protein translation is MPDPTDRRPPGGIPDGLLVGLLAFLLSLAVLTWTATGLAALFTKGSWPSTVTFTRTPTAVRSLIAQPHDIPAAWPDTPPEALSNWGLFWGLFISQLLILLVLAIFVLGIIARTRSHRRNPSPKAQSPLPTQPAPAPPASAPQPLTTSPPSTPPAFEARGPGGRAPGDGAAPPSTDEAYRYGFGYAPAPNPPPAPVPAPPPAHTPHRIAYAPPPARHTAATEAIAAATGPILVITSSPALWAETKDARAKLGPVLLYDPSHLCDTPARIHWSPTEGCADRATAAARAIALLAPVRPQARMDTALADTAETLLRSWLQAAALDNRPFKQLHRWAQGTNAQEPVRILRTHPQAATAAPGAAGELESALTAHSERRELAQHLTARALNALTSIHIRESCTPNRTDSLALASFVSEGGTLYVVGEPLEDPRTHPGAMPLLTALASSVVEHGRRMAARSSDGRLDPPLALVFDDVAAVAPIPQLPQLLQDRTLPLLALCRSREQARSRWPEADLPVAVR